In the Sus scrofa isolate TJ Tabasco breed Duroc chromosome 7, Sscrofa11.1, whole genome shotgun sequence genome, one interval contains:
- the TRERF1 gene encoding transcriptional-regulating factor 1 isoform X5, with translation MGDQQLYKTNHVAHGGENLFYQQPPLGVHGGLNHSYGNTVPGAAMDAPQASPISPHFPQDPRDGLGLPVGSKNLGQVDTSRQGGWGGPAGPGNHVQLRSNLTNSNMMWGAPAQAEPADGFQYTYSQASEIRTQKLTSGVLHKLDSFTQVFANQNLRIQVNNMAQVLHTQSSVMDGAPDSALRQLLSQKPMEPPAPAVPSRYQQVPQQPHPGFTGGLSKPALQVGQHPSQGHLYYDYQQPLAQMPVQGGQSLQAPQMLSPHMQQIQQHQYYPQQQPQPQQQQTGQQRMSMQEMQPPLQPLRPSQPQQQQQQQQQQLQQRQASMQIPQYFQSQPVMQHLQEPQQPQMHLQPPSYHRDPHQYTPEQAHAVQLIQLGSMPQYYYQEPQQPYGHPLYQQSHLPQHQQHEDSQPKTYPSDRQAQAMLSSHGDLGPPDTGMGDPASSDLNRVSSALPHRPLLSPSGIHLNNMGPQHQQLSPSAMWPQMHVPDGRAQPGSPESSGQPKGVFGEQFDAKNKLTCSICLKEFKSLPALNGHMRSHGGMRASPSLKQLLPPKPSSQGFANSVAAAPSARDKPASSVSDDEMPVLVRMTLSPPHSPQGAAPRPPAEIPKKHQAGAAKAEDPVKAVPEKKKFRHRPEPLFIPPPPSYHPNPGASHSGATLYQSQLRSPRILGDHLLLDPALELPPYTPPPMLSPVRQGSGLFSNVLISGHGHGPGAHPQLPLTPLTPTPRVLLCRSNSIDGSNVTVTPGPGEQTVDVEPRINIGLRFQAEIPELQDVSALAQDTHKATLVWKPWPELENHDLQQRVETLLNLCCSSALPGGGTNSEFALHSLFEAKGDVMAALEMLLLRKPLRLKCHPLANYHYAGSDKWTSLERKLFNKALATYSKDFIFVQKMVKSKTVAQCVEYYYTWKKIMRLGRKHRTRLSEIIEDCVTSEEEEEVEEEEEDPEEDRKSTREEESELPKSPEPPPGPVLAHAEGPPLPAVGQPSGSFICEMPNCGADCRCHVTPFLPQVFSSRQALNGHARIHGGTNQVTKARGAVPSGKQKPGSAQSGYCSVKSSPSHSTTSGETDPTTIFPCKECGKVFFKIKSRNAHMKTHRQQEEQQRQKAQKAAFAAEMAATIERTTGPVGPPGLLPLDQLSLIKPIKDVDILDDDVVQQLGGVMEEAEVVDTGLLLDDQDSVLLQGDTEL, from the exons ATGGGGGATCAGCAACTGTACAAGACCAACCACGTGGCCCATGGTGGTGAGAACCTTTTCTACCAACAGCCACCTCTTGGCGTCCACGGCGGGCTGAACCACAGCTATGGGAATACGGTCCCTGGCGCTGCCATGGATGCTCCTCAGGCATCACCCATCTCCCCCCACTTCCCTCAAGATCCTCGGGACGGTCTAGGCTTGCCTGTTGGCTCCAAAAACCTTGGCCAAGTGGATACCTCAaggcagggagggtggggagggcccgCAGGGCCTGGAAACCACGTCCAGCTACGCAGCAACCTGACCAACTCAAACATGATGTGGGGGGCACCAGCCCAGGCGGAGCCCGCCGATGGCTTCCAGTACACCTACTCCCAGGCCAGCGAGATCCGGACCCAGAAGCTCACCAGCGGTGTCCTGCACAAGCTAGACTCTTTCACCCAGGTGTTTGCCAACCAAAACCTGCGGATTCAGGTCAACAATATGGCCCAGGTGCTGCACACCCAGTCGTCAGTGATGGACGGAGCCCCGGACAGTGCCCTCCGCCAGTTGCTGTCCCAGAAGCCCATGGAACCCCCAGCACCGGCCGTCCCCTCCCGCTACCAGCAGGTGCCCCAGCAGCCTCACCCTGGTTTCACAGGTGGGCTGTCCAAACCAGCTCTTCAGGTTGGGCAGCACCCAAGCCAAGGGCACCTGTATTATGACTACCAGCAGCCCCTGGCACAGATGCCAGTGCAAGGAGGACAGTCCCTGCAGGCCCCCCAGATGCTGTCCCCGCACATGCAGCAGATACAGCAGCACCAGTATTACccgcagcagcagccccagccgCAGCAGCAGCAAACTGGGCAGCAGCGTATGTCGATGCAAGAAATGCAGCCGCCCCTGCAGCCGCTTCGCCCGTCACAGccccagcagcaacagcagcagcaacagcagcagctgcagcagcggcAGGCTTCGATGCAGATACCTCAGTATTTTCAGTCCCAACCCGTGATGCAGCATTTGCAAGAGCCGCAGCAGCCACAGATGCACTTGCAGCCCCCTTCTTACCACAGGGACCCCCACCAGTACACCCCGGAGCAGGCGCACGCTGTCCAGCTGATTCAGCTGGGCTCCATGCCCCAGTACTACTACCAGGAGCCTCAGCAGCCCTACGGCCACCCTCTGTACCAGCAGAGCCACCTGCCCCAGCACCAGCAGCATGAGGACAGTCAGCCCAAGACTTATCCAAGTGACCGGCAGGCCCAGGCCATGCTGAGCTCCCACGGGGACCTGGGGCCTCCAGATACAGGAATGGGAGACCCGGCAAGCTCGGACCTGAACCGGGTCAGCAGTGCCCTCCCGCACCGGCCGCTCCTGTCCCCCAGTGGCATCCACCTCAACAACATGGGGCCTCAGCACCAGCAGTTGTCTCCCAGTGCCATGTGGCCCCAG ATGCACGTACCTGATGGCAGAGCCCAGCCGGGGTCCCCTGAGTCAAG TGGCCAGCCAAAAGGAGTGTTTGGGGAGCAGTTTGATGCCAAGAACAAGCTGACGTGCTCCATCTGCCTGAAGGAGTTCAAGAGCCTGCCTGCCCTGAACGGGCACATGCGGTCCCACGGGGGGATGAGGGCCTCGCCCAGCCTCAAACAG CTTCTGCCGCCCAAGCCCAGCTCTCAGGGCTTCGCCAACAGCGTCGCTGCCGCCCCCTCGGCCAGAGACAAGCCAGCCAGCTCGGTGTCGGACGACGAGATGCCCGTGCTCGTGAGGATGACCCTCTCCCCCCCGCACTCCCCCCAAGGGGCTGCCCCCCGCCCGCCTGCT GAAATTCCCAAGAAGCATCAGGCCGGTGCGGCCAAAGCCGAGGACCCGGTCAAAGCCGTGCCCGAGAAGAAGAAGTTCCGGCACCGGCCCGAGCCGCTCTTCATCCCGCCGCCGCCCTCCTACCACCCCAACCCCGGCGCCTCGCACTCGGGCGCCACCCTGTACCAGAGCCAGCTGCGCTCCCCGCGCATCCTGGGCGACCACCTGCTCCTGGACCCCGCCCTCGAGCTGCCCCCCTACACGCCCCCGCCCATGCTGAGCCCGGTGCGCCAGGGCTCGGGGCTCTTCAGCAACGTGCTCATCtccggccacggccacggccccGGCGCCCACCCGCAGCTGCCCCTCACGCCCCTGACGCCCACGCCGCGCGTGCTGCTCTGCCGCTCCA ACAGCATCGATGGCAGCAACGTGACAGTCACCCCGGGGCCTGGAGAGCAGACTGTTGATGTCGAACC GCGCATCAACATTGGCTTGAGATTCCAAGCGGAAATCCCAGAACTCCAGGATGTCTCTGCCCTGGCCCAGGACACACACAAGGCCACCCTGGTATGGAAGCCCTGGCCGGAGCTGGAAAACCATGACCTCCAGCAAAGAG TGGAGACTCTCCTGAATTTGTGCTGTTCAAGTGCATTGCCAGGTGGCGGGACCAATTCTGAATTTGCTTTGCACTCTCTCTTCGAGGCCAAAGGTGATGTCATG GCTGCTCTGGAAATGCTGCTGCTGCGGAAGCCGCTCAGGTTAAAATGTCATCCTTTAGCAAATTACCACTATGCCG GTTCGGACAAGTGGACCTCCCTAGAAAGAAAACTGTTTAACAAAGCACTAGCCACTTACAgcaaagactttatttttgtaCAGAAGATG GTGAAGTCCAAGACGGTGGCTCAGTGTGTGGAGTACTActacacatggaaaaaaatcatgcGGCTGGGCCGGAAACACCGGACACGCCTCTCTGAAATCATCGAGGACTGTGTG ACaagtgaagaagaggaagaggtggaggaggaggaggaggacccaGAAGAGGACAGGAAATCCACAAGAGAAGAGGAGAGCGAATTGCCCAAGTCCCCAGAGCCGCCGCCGGGCCCGGTGCTGGCTCACGCCGAGGGGCCGCCGCTGCCGGCCGTGGGCCAGCCCTCTGGctccttcatctgtgaaatgccCAACTGCGGGGCT gaCTGTAGATGTCATGTCACTCCCTTTCTTCCCCAGGTGTTCAGCTCCCGACAGGCACTGAATGGCCACGCTCGCATCCACGGTGGCACCAACCAGGTGACCAAAGCTCGGGGTGCTGTCCCCTCTGGGAAGCAGAAGCCTGGCAGTGCCCAGAGCGGGTACTGCTCAGTGAAGAGCTCGCCCTCCCACAGCACCACCAGTGGCGAGACAGACCCCACCACCATCTTCCCCTGCAAGGAGTGTGGCAA AGTCTTCTTCAAGATCAAAAGCCGAAATGCGCACATGAAAACGCACAGGCAGCAGGAGGAACAGCAGAGGCAGAAGGCCCAGAAGGCGGCCTTTGCGGCCGAGATGGCAGCCACGATAGAGAGAACTACGGGGCCGGTGGGGCCGCCGGGGCTGCTGCCCCTGGACCAGCTGAGTCTGATCAAACCCATCAAGGACGTGGACATCCTCGATGACGACGTCGTCCAGCAGTTAGGGGGCGTCATGGAAGAGGCCGAGGTTGTGGACACCGGCCTCCTCTTGGACGATCAAGATTCAGTGTTGCTTCAGGGCGACACGGAACTCTAA
- the TRERF1 gene encoding transcriptional-regulating factor 1 isoform X3, translating to MGDQQLYKTNHVAHGGENLFYQQPPLGVHGGLNHSYGNTVPGAAMDAPQASPISPHFPQDPRDGLGLPVGSKNLGQVDTSRQGGWGGPAGPGNHVQLRSNLTNSNMMWGAPAQAEPADGFQYTYSQASEIRTQKLTSGVLHKLDSFTQVFANQNLRIQVNNMAQVLHTQSSVMDGAPDSALRQLLSQKPMEPPAPAVPSRYQQVPQQPHPGFTGGLSKPALQVGQHPSQGHLYYDYQQPLAQMPVQGGQSLQAPQMLSPHMQQIQQHQYYPQQQPQPQQQQTGQQRMSMQEMQPPLQPLRPSQPQQQQQQQQQQLQQRQASMQIPQYFQSQPVMQHLQEPQQPQMHLQPPSYHRDPHQYTPEQAHAVQLIQLGSMPQYYYQEPQQPYGHPLYQQSHLPQHQQHEDSQPKTYPSDRQAQAMLSSHGDLGPPDTGMGDPASSDLNRVSSALPHRPLLSPSGIHLNNMGPQHQQLSPSAMWPQMHVPDGRAQPGSPESSGQPKGVFGEQFDAKNKLTCSICLKEFKSLPALNGHMRSHGGMRASPSLKQEEGEKAPPPPPQPQPPLPPPPPPPPQLPAEAEGLTPMVMPVSVPVKLLPPKPSSQGFANSVAAAPSARDKPASSVSDDEMPVLEIPKKHQAGAAKAEDPVKAVPEKKKFRHRPEPLFIPPPPSYHPNPGASHSGATLYQSQLRSPRILGDHLLLDPALELPPYTPPPMLSPVRQGSGLFSNVLISGHGHGPGAHPQLPLTPLTPTPRVLLCRSNSIDGSNVTVTPGPGEQTVDVEPRINIGLRFQAEIPELQDVSALAQDTHKATLVWKPWPELENHDLQQRVETLLNLCCSSALPGGGTNSEFALHSLFEAKGDVMAALEMLLLRKPLRLKCHPLANYHYAGSDKWTSLERKLFNKALATYSKDFIFVQKMVKSKTVAQCVEYYYTWKKIMRLGRKHRTRLSEIIEDCVTSEEEEEVEEEEEDPEEDRKSTREEESELPKSPEPPPGPVLAHAEGPPLPAVGQPSGSFICEMPNCGADCRCHVTPFLPQVFSSRQALNGHARIHGGTNQVTKARGAVPSGKQKPGSAQSGYCSVKSSPSHSTTSGETDPTTIFPCKECGKVFFKIKSRNAHMKTHRQQEEQQRQKAQKAAFAAEMAATIERTTGPVGPPGLLPLDQLSLIKPIKDVDILDDDVVQQLGGVMEEAEVVDTGLLLDDQDSVLLQGDTEL from the exons ATGGGGGATCAGCAACTGTACAAGACCAACCACGTGGCCCATGGTGGTGAGAACCTTTTCTACCAACAGCCACCTCTTGGCGTCCACGGCGGGCTGAACCACAGCTATGGGAATACGGTCCCTGGCGCTGCCATGGATGCTCCTCAGGCATCACCCATCTCCCCCCACTTCCCTCAAGATCCTCGGGACGGTCTAGGCTTGCCTGTTGGCTCCAAAAACCTTGGCCAAGTGGATACCTCAaggcagggagggtggggagggcccgCAGGGCCTGGAAACCACGTCCAGCTACGCAGCAACCTGACCAACTCAAACATGATGTGGGGGGCACCAGCCCAGGCGGAGCCCGCCGATGGCTTCCAGTACACCTACTCCCAGGCCAGCGAGATCCGGACCCAGAAGCTCACCAGCGGTGTCCTGCACAAGCTAGACTCTTTCACCCAGGTGTTTGCCAACCAAAACCTGCGGATTCAGGTCAACAATATGGCCCAGGTGCTGCACACCCAGTCGTCAGTGATGGACGGAGCCCCGGACAGTGCCCTCCGCCAGTTGCTGTCCCAGAAGCCCATGGAACCCCCAGCACCGGCCGTCCCCTCCCGCTACCAGCAGGTGCCCCAGCAGCCTCACCCTGGTTTCACAGGTGGGCTGTCCAAACCAGCTCTTCAGGTTGGGCAGCACCCAAGCCAAGGGCACCTGTATTATGACTACCAGCAGCCCCTGGCACAGATGCCAGTGCAAGGAGGACAGTCCCTGCAGGCCCCCCAGATGCTGTCCCCGCACATGCAGCAGATACAGCAGCACCAGTATTACccgcagcagcagccccagccgCAGCAGCAGCAAACTGGGCAGCAGCGTATGTCGATGCAAGAAATGCAGCCGCCCCTGCAGCCGCTTCGCCCGTCACAGccccagcagcaacagcagcagcaacagcagcagctgcagcagcggcAGGCTTCGATGCAGATACCTCAGTATTTTCAGTCCCAACCCGTGATGCAGCATTTGCAAGAGCCGCAGCAGCCACAGATGCACTTGCAGCCCCCTTCTTACCACAGGGACCCCCACCAGTACACCCCGGAGCAGGCGCACGCTGTCCAGCTGATTCAGCTGGGCTCCATGCCCCAGTACTACTACCAGGAGCCTCAGCAGCCCTACGGCCACCCTCTGTACCAGCAGAGCCACCTGCCCCAGCACCAGCAGCATGAGGACAGTCAGCCCAAGACTTATCCAAGTGACCGGCAGGCCCAGGCCATGCTGAGCTCCCACGGGGACCTGGGGCCTCCAGATACAGGAATGGGAGACCCGGCAAGCTCGGACCTGAACCGGGTCAGCAGTGCCCTCCCGCACCGGCCGCTCCTGTCCCCCAGTGGCATCCACCTCAACAACATGGGGCCTCAGCACCAGCAGTTGTCTCCCAGTGCCATGTGGCCCCAG ATGCACGTACCTGATGGCAGAGCCCAGCCGGGGTCCCCTGAGTCAAG TGGCCAGCCAAAAGGAGTGTTTGGGGAGCAGTTTGATGCCAAGAACAAGCTGACGTGCTCCATCTGCCTGAAGGAGTTCAAGAGCCTGCCTGCCCTGAACGGGCACATGCGGTCCCACGGGGGGATGAGGGCCTCGCCCAGCCTCAAACAG gaggaaggagagaaggccCCGCCGCCTCCGCCTCAGCCGCAGCCGCCACtgccgcctccgcctccgcctccgccgcAGCTCCCTGCCGAGGCGGAAGGCCTCACGCCTATGGTCATGCCCGTGTCTGTCCCTGTCAAGCTTCTGCCGCCCAAGCCCAGCTCTCAGGGCTTCGCCAACAGCGTCGCTGCCGCCCCCTCGGCCAGAGACAAGCCAGCCAGCTCGGTGTCGGACGACGAGATGCCCGTGCTC GAAATTCCCAAGAAGCATCAGGCCGGTGCGGCCAAAGCCGAGGACCCGGTCAAAGCCGTGCCCGAGAAGAAGAAGTTCCGGCACCGGCCCGAGCCGCTCTTCATCCCGCCGCCGCCCTCCTACCACCCCAACCCCGGCGCCTCGCACTCGGGCGCCACCCTGTACCAGAGCCAGCTGCGCTCCCCGCGCATCCTGGGCGACCACCTGCTCCTGGACCCCGCCCTCGAGCTGCCCCCCTACACGCCCCCGCCCATGCTGAGCCCGGTGCGCCAGGGCTCGGGGCTCTTCAGCAACGTGCTCATCtccggccacggccacggccccGGCGCCCACCCGCAGCTGCCCCTCACGCCCCTGACGCCCACGCCGCGCGTGCTGCTCTGCCGCTCCA ACAGCATCGATGGCAGCAACGTGACAGTCACCCCGGGGCCTGGAGAGCAGACTGTTGATGTCGAACC GCGCATCAACATTGGCTTGAGATTCCAAGCGGAAATCCCAGAACTCCAGGATGTCTCTGCCCTGGCCCAGGACACACACAAGGCCACCCTGGTATGGAAGCCCTGGCCGGAGCTGGAAAACCATGACCTCCAGCAAAGAG TGGAGACTCTCCTGAATTTGTGCTGTTCAAGTGCATTGCCAGGTGGCGGGACCAATTCTGAATTTGCTTTGCACTCTCTCTTCGAGGCCAAAGGTGATGTCATG GCTGCTCTGGAAATGCTGCTGCTGCGGAAGCCGCTCAGGTTAAAATGTCATCCTTTAGCAAATTACCACTATGCCG GTTCGGACAAGTGGACCTCCCTAGAAAGAAAACTGTTTAACAAAGCACTAGCCACTTACAgcaaagactttatttttgtaCAGAAGATG GTGAAGTCCAAGACGGTGGCTCAGTGTGTGGAGTACTActacacatggaaaaaaatcatgcGGCTGGGCCGGAAACACCGGACACGCCTCTCTGAAATCATCGAGGACTGTGTG ACaagtgaagaagaggaagaggtggaggaggaggaggaggacccaGAAGAGGACAGGAAATCCACAAGAGAAGAGGAGAGCGAATTGCCCAAGTCCCCAGAGCCGCCGCCGGGCCCGGTGCTGGCTCACGCCGAGGGGCCGCCGCTGCCGGCCGTGGGCCAGCCCTCTGGctccttcatctgtgaaatgccCAACTGCGGGGCT gaCTGTAGATGTCATGTCACTCCCTTTCTTCCCCAGGTGTTCAGCTCCCGACAGGCACTGAATGGCCACGCTCGCATCCACGGTGGCACCAACCAGGTGACCAAAGCTCGGGGTGCTGTCCCCTCTGGGAAGCAGAAGCCTGGCAGTGCCCAGAGCGGGTACTGCTCAGTGAAGAGCTCGCCCTCCCACAGCACCACCAGTGGCGAGACAGACCCCACCACCATCTTCCCCTGCAAGGAGTGTGGCAA AGTCTTCTTCAAGATCAAAAGCCGAAATGCGCACATGAAAACGCACAGGCAGCAGGAGGAACAGCAGAGGCAGAAGGCCCAGAAGGCGGCCTTTGCGGCCGAGATGGCAGCCACGATAGAGAGAACTACGGGGCCGGTGGGGCCGCCGGGGCTGCTGCCCCTGGACCAGCTGAGTCTGATCAAACCCATCAAGGACGTGGACATCCTCGATGACGACGTCGTCCAGCAGTTAGGGGGCGTCATGGAAGAGGCCGAGGTTGTGGACACCGGCCTCCTCTTGGACGATCAAGATTCAGTGTTGCTTCAGGGCGACACGGAACTCTAA
- the TRERF1 gene encoding transcriptional-regulating factor 1 isoform X7 → MGDQQLYKTNHVAHGGENLFYQQPPLGVHGGLNHSYGNTVPGAAMDAPQASPISPHFPQDPRDGLGLPVGSKNLGQVDTSRQGGWGGPAGPGNHVQLRSNLTNSNMMWGAPAQAEPADGFQYTYSQASEIRTQKLTSGVLHKLDSFTQVFANQNLRIQVNNMAQVLHTQSSVMDGAPDSALRQLLSQKPMEPPAPAVPSRYQQVPQQPHPGFTGGLSKPALQVGQHPSQGHLYYDYQQPLAQMPVQGGQSLQAPQMLSPHMQQIQQHQYYPQQQPQPQQQQTGQQRMSMQEMQPPLQPLRPSQPQQQQQQQQQQLQQRQASMQIPQYFQSQPVMQHLQEPQQPQMHLQPPSYHRDPHQYTPEQAHAVQLIQLGSMPQYYYQEPQQPYGHPLYQQSHLPQHQQHEDSQPKTYPSDRQAQAMLSSHGDLGPPDTGMGDPASSDLNRVSSALPHRPLLSPSGIHLNNMGPQHQQLSPSAMWPQMHVPDGRAQPGSPESSGQPKGVFGEQFDAKNKLTCSICLKEFKSLPALNGHMRSHGGMRASPSLKQEIPKKHQAGAAKAEDPVKAVPEKKKFRHRPEPLFIPPPPSYHPNPGASHSGATLYQSQLRSPRILGDHLLLDPALELPPYTPPPMLSPVRQGSGLFSNVLISGHGHGPGAHPQLPLTPLTPTPRVLLCRSNSIDGSNVTVTPGPGEQTVDVEPRINIGLRFQAEIPELQDVSALAQDTHKATLVWKPWPELENHDLQQRVETLLNLCCSSALPGGGTNSEFALHSLFEAKGDVMAALEMLLLRKPLRLKCHPLANYHYAGSDKWTSLERKLFNKALATYSKDFIFVQKMVKSKTVAQCVEYYYTWKKIMRLGRKHRTRLSEIIEDCVTSEEEEEVEEEEEDPEEDRKSTREEESELPKSPEPPPGPVLAHAEGPPLPAVGQPSGSFICEMPNCGAVFSSRQALNGHARIHGGTNQVTKARGAVPSGKQKPGSAQSGYCSVKSSPSHSTTSGETDPTTIFPCKECGKVFFKIKSRNAHMKTHRQQEEQQRQKAQKAAFAAEMAATIERTTGPVGPPGLLPLDQLSLIKPIKDVDILDDDVVQQLGGVMEEAEVVDTGLLLDDQDSVLLQGDTEL, encoded by the exons ATGGGGGATCAGCAACTGTACAAGACCAACCACGTGGCCCATGGTGGTGAGAACCTTTTCTACCAACAGCCACCTCTTGGCGTCCACGGCGGGCTGAACCACAGCTATGGGAATACGGTCCCTGGCGCTGCCATGGATGCTCCTCAGGCATCACCCATCTCCCCCCACTTCCCTCAAGATCCTCGGGACGGTCTAGGCTTGCCTGTTGGCTCCAAAAACCTTGGCCAAGTGGATACCTCAaggcagggagggtggggagggcccgCAGGGCCTGGAAACCACGTCCAGCTACGCAGCAACCTGACCAACTCAAACATGATGTGGGGGGCACCAGCCCAGGCGGAGCCCGCCGATGGCTTCCAGTACACCTACTCCCAGGCCAGCGAGATCCGGACCCAGAAGCTCACCAGCGGTGTCCTGCACAAGCTAGACTCTTTCACCCAGGTGTTTGCCAACCAAAACCTGCGGATTCAGGTCAACAATATGGCCCAGGTGCTGCACACCCAGTCGTCAGTGATGGACGGAGCCCCGGACAGTGCCCTCCGCCAGTTGCTGTCCCAGAAGCCCATGGAACCCCCAGCACCGGCCGTCCCCTCCCGCTACCAGCAGGTGCCCCAGCAGCCTCACCCTGGTTTCACAGGTGGGCTGTCCAAACCAGCTCTTCAGGTTGGGCAGCACCCAAGCCAAGGGCACCTGTATTATGACTACCAGCAGCCCCTGGCACAGATGCCAGTGCAAGGAGGACAGTCCCTGCAGGCCCCCCAGATGCTGTCCCCGCACATGCAGCAGATACAGCAGCACCAGTATTACccgcagcagcagccccagccgCAGCAGCAGCAAACTGGGCAGCAGCGTATGTCGATGCAAGAAATGCAGCCGCCCCTGCAGCCGCTTCGCCCGTCACAGccccagcagcaacagcagcagcaacagcagcagctgcagcagcggcAGGCTTCGATGCAGATACCTCAGTATTTTCAGTCCCAACCCGTGATGCAGCATTTGCAAGAGCCGCAGCAGCCACAGATGCACTTGCAGCCCCCTTCTTACCACAGGGACCCCCACCAGTACACCCCGGAGCAGGCGCACGCTGTCCAGCTGATTCAGCTGGGCTCCATGCCCCAGTACTACTACCAGGAGCCTCAGCAGCCCTACGGCCACCCTCTGTACCAGCAGAGCCACCTGCCCCAGCACCAGCAGCATGAGGACAGTCAGCCCAAGACTTATCCAAGTGACCGGCAGGCCCAGGCCATGCTGAGCTCCCACGGGGACCTGGGGCCTCCAGATACAGGAATGGGAGACCCGGCAAGCTCGGACCTGAACCGGGTCAGCAGTGCCCTCCCGCACCGGCCGCTCCTGTCCCCCAGTGGCATCCACCTCAACAACATGGGGCCTCAGCACCAGCAGTTGTCTCCCAGTGCCATGTGGCCCCAG ATGCACGTACCTGATGGCAGAGCCCAGCCGGGGTCCCCTGAGTCAAG TGGCCAGCCAAAAGGAGTGTTTGGGGAGCAGTTTGATGCCAAGAACAAGCTGACGTGCTCCATCTGCCTGAAGGAGTTCAAGAGCCTGCCTGCCCTGAACGGGCACATGCGGTCCCACGGGGGGATGAGGGCCTCGCCCAGCCTCAAACAG GAAATTCCCAAGAAGCATCAGGCCGGTGCGGCCAAAGCCGAGGACCCGGTCAAAGCCGTGCCCGAGAAGAAGAAGTTCCGGCACCGGCCCGAGCCGCTCTTCATCCCGCCGCCGCCCTCCTACCACCCCAACCCCGGCGCCTCGCACTCGGGCGCCACCCTGTACCAGAGCCAGCTGCGCTCCCCGCGCATCCTGGGCGACCACCTGCTCCTGGACCCCGCCCTCGAGCTGCCCCCCTACACGCCCCCGCCCATGCTGAGCCCGGTGCGCCAGGGCTCGGGGCTCTTCAGCAACGTGCTCATCtccggccacggccacggccccGGCGCCCACCCGCAGCTGCCCCTCACGCCCCTGACGCCCACGCCGCGCGTGCTGCTCTGCCGCTCCA ACAGCATCGATGGCAGCAACGTGACAGTCACCCCGGGGCCTGGAGAGCAGACTGTTGATGTCGAACC GCGCATCAACATTGGCTTGAGATTCCAAGCGGAAATCCCAGAACTCCAGGATGTCTCTGCCCTGGCCCAGGACACACACAAGGCCACCCTGGTATGGAAGCCCTGGCCGGAGCTGGAAAACCATGACCTCCAGCAAAGAG TGGAGACTCTCCTGAATTTGTGCTGTTCAAGTGCATTGCCAGGTGGCGGGACCAATTCTGAATTTGCTTTGCACTCTCTCTTCGAGGCCAAAGGTGATGTCATG GCTGCTCTGGAAATGCTGCTGCTGCGGAAGCCGCTCAGGTTAAAATGTCATCCTTTAGCAAATTACCACTATGCCG GTTCGGACAAGTGGACCTCCCTAGAAAGAAAACTGTTTAACAAAGCACTAGCCACTTACAgcaaagactttatttttgtaCAGAAGATG GTGAAGTCCAAGACGGTGGCTCAGTGTGTGGAGTACTActacacatggaaaaaaatcatgcGGCTGGGCCGGAAACACCGGACACGCCTCTCTGAAATCATCGAGGACTGTGTG ACaagtgaagaagaggaagaggtggaggaggaggaggaggacccaGAAGAGGACAGGAAATCCACAAGAGAAGAGGAGAGCGAATTGCCCAAGTCCCCAGAGCCGCCGCCGGGCCCGGTGCTGGCTCACGCCGAGGGGCCGCCGCTGCCGGCCGTGGGCCAGCCCTCTGGctccttcatctgtgaaatgccCAACTGCGGGGCT GTGTTCAGCTCCCGACAGGCACTGAATGGCCACGCTCGCATCCACGGTGGCACCAACCAGGTGACCAAAGCTCGGGGTGCTGTCCCCTCTGGGAAGCAGAAGCCTGGCAGTGCCCAGAGCGGGTACTGCTCAGTGAAGAGCTCGCCCTCCCACAGCACCACCAGTGGCGAGACAGACCCCACCACCATCTTCCCCTGCAAGGAGTGTGGCAA AGTCTTCTTCAAGATCAAAAGCCGAAATGCGCACATGAAAACGCACAGGCAGCAGGAGGAACAGCAGAGGCAGAAGGCCCAGAAGGCGGCCTTTGCGGCCGAGATGGCAGCCACGATAGAGAGAACTACGGGGCCGGTGGGGCCGCCGGGGCTGCTGCCCCTGGACCAGCTGAGTCTGATCAAACCCATCAAGGACGTGGACATCCTCGATGACGACGTCGTCCAGCAGTTAGGGGGCGTCATGGAAGAGGCCGAGGTTGTGGACACCGGCCTCCTCTTGGACGATCAAGATTCAGTGTTGCTTCAGGGCGACACGGAACTCTAA